In a genomic window of Gouania willdenowi chromosome 11, fGouWil2.1, whole genome shotgun sequence:
- the flot1a gene encoding flotillin-1 — protein MFYTCGPNEAMVVSGFCRSPPVMIAGGRVFVIPCVQQIQRIALNTLTLNVKSDKVYTRRGVPISVTGIAQMKIQGQNKQMLAAACQMFMGKSEAEIAQIALETLEGHQRAIIAHLTVEEIYKDRKKFSEQVFKVASSDLVNMGISVVSYTLKDVHDDQDYLHSLGKARTAQVQKDARIGEAQNKRDAVIREAHAMQEKISAQYKNEIDMAKAQRDYELKKAAYDVEVNTKKAESEMAYQLQVAKTKQRIEEEKMQVQVVERTQQIMLQEQEITRREKELEAKVKKPADAERYRLEKLAEAQRLKLIMEAEGEAESIRVKGEAEAFAVEAKGRAEAEQMAKKAEAFQEYKDGAMLDMLLEKLPLMAEEISKPLCKANKVTMVSSGGGEVGAAKLSGEVLDIMTRLPDAVEKLTGVSISQVTSRTG, from the exons ATGTTCTACACCTGTGGACCCAACGAGGCGATGGTGGTGTCAG GGTTTTGTCGCTCCCCTCCAGTGATGATCGCAGGAGGCCGAGTGTTTGTCATCCCGTGTGTTCAGCAGATACAGAG GATCGCCCTCAACACTCTGACGCTGAATGTGAAGAGTGATAAAGTCTACACTCGCCGCGGCGTTCCCATCTCCGTCACTGGGATCGCTCAG ATGAAGATCCAGGGCCAGAACAAGCAGATGTTGGCCGCAGCCTGCCAGATGTTCATGGGGAAGTCTGAGGCGGAGATCGCTCAGATTGCTCTTGAGACACTGGAGGGCCATCAGAGGGCCATCATCGCTCACCTAACTGTGGAG GAAATCTACAAAGACCGCAAGAAGTTCTCCGAGCAGGTTTTTAAGGTGGCTTCCTCCGACCTGGTCAACATGGGAATCAGTGTGGTGAGCTACACCCTCAAAGACGTCCACGACGACCAG GATTATCTGCACTCGCTGGGAAAGGCTCGCACGGCTCAGGTTCAGAAAGACGCTCGCATTGGAGAAGCCCAGAACAAGAGAGATGCTGTCATCAGG GAAGCCCACGCCATGCAGGAGAAGATATCTGCTCAATACAAGAATGAAATAGACATGGCCAAGGCTCAGAGAGACTACGAGCTGAAGAAAGCTGCCTACGACGTGGAGGTGAACACCAAGAAGGCGGAGTCAGAGATGGCCTATCAGCTGCAG GTGGCAAAGACCAAGCAGCGCATCGAGGAGGAGAAGATGCAGGTCCAGGTGGTGGAGAGGACGCAGCAGATCATGCTGCAGGAGCAGGAGATCACACGCAGGGAGAAGGAACTGGAGGCCAAAGTGAAGAAGCCGGCGGACGCTGAACGCTACCGGCTGGAGAAGCTAGCAGAGGCTCAGCG TCTGAAGCTGATCATGGAGGCGGAGGGTGAGGCCGAGTCCATCAGG GTCAAAGGTGAGGCGGAGGCATTTGCAGTGGAGGCCAAAGGTCGCGCCGAGGCCGAGCAGATGGCGAAGAAAGCCGAGGCTTTCCAGGAATACAAAGACGGAGCCATGCTGGACATGCTGCTGGAGAAGCTGCCTCTG ATGGCAGAAGAGATCAGTAAGCCTCTGTGCAAAGCCAATAAAGTCACCATGGTGTCCAGTGGAGGAGGAGAGGTGGGAGCGGCCAAACTGTCTGGAGAGGTGCTGGACATCATGACCCGCCTCCCCGACGCCGTGGAGAAGCTGACTGGAGTCAGCATTTCACAG GTGACTTCTCGAACAGGCTGA
- the LOC114472469 gene encoding zinc finger protein 384-like isoform X1: protein MDDSHFNSSYFWSPVPTVQGQIENVMFLNKMKEQLGPEKPGAPSFSHSPASSTSSPHYPTAVLAIPGALDAGAGMRVIPKQEGGGGSNNNGGVSLGSVPGHVHQSHTSQNVTVLPVPSTGIMTAAGLVITSPQGTLVPTSSTQSFVAGPHSATTMIVSAVHASHSDKKDDAALPSAVVMPTPSKRGRKSKQAMGRGPSLGGILPPGSDALILAHLAAGGPHHNADPYDLSNDEDDHSNKDGPKSYRCRMCAVTFFSKSDMQIHAKSHTEAKPHKCPHCSKSFANSSYLSQHIRIHSGAKPYSCTYCQKTFRQLSHLQQHTRNHTEAKPHKCPHCSKSFSNSSYLSQHIRIHTGAKPYTCSFCQKSFRQLSHLQQHTRIHTGDRPYKCSHPGCDKSFTQLSNLQSHRRQHNKDKPFKCHNCNRGYTDAASLEVHLSTHTVKHAKLFSCGLCNRSYTSETYLMKHMRKHNPDPLTVAASVAAQQARGLGGGRGRGRGRGRGRGGGPMPNQNNPNATSLNPNSAPPGSYQPSQQQTAPVVSCPFDLHQYKTVAAGEIQYKPVSVADLPVSHKDLCLTVSTSAIQVEHMNS, encoded by the exons ATGGACGATTCCCATTTCAACTCGTCATACTTTTGGTCTCCCGTCCCCACAGTACAAGGACAG ATCGAGAACGTCATGTTCCTGAACAAGATGAAGGAGCAGCTCGGCCCAGAGAAACCCGGCGCCCCCTCCTTCTCCCACTCTCCGGcgtcctccacctcctcccctCACTACCCGACGGCCGTGCTCGCCATCCCCGGTGCGTTGGACGCCGGGGCGGGGATGCGGGTGATTCCCAAacaggaaggaggaggaggcagTAACAACAATGGTGGAGTGTCGTTGGGTTCGGTTCCAGGCCATGTTCACCAGTCGCACACATCCCAGAATGTGACCGTTTTGCCTGTTCCCTCCACGGGAATCATGACTGCAG CTGGGTTGGTGATTACCTCTCCTCAGGGAACTCTGGTTCCTACATCCTCCACTCAGTCATTCGTAGCCGGACCTCACAGCGCCACCACCATGATAGTGTCAGCGGTCCACGCCTCACATTCAG ATAAGAAGGATGACGCTGCGCTCCCGTCTGCCGTCGTCATGCCAACGCCATCAAAGAGAGGCAGGAAGAGCAAACAGGCGATGGGCAGAGGGCCGTCACTGGGCGGCATCCTCCCTCCAGGAAGTGACGCGTTGATACTGGCGCACCTCGCCGCAGGTGGACCG CACCACAACGCAGACCCTTACGATTTATCCAACGATGAAGACGATCACAGCAACAAAGACGGCCCCAAATCCTACAG GTGTCGAATGTGCGCCGTGACCTTCTTCAGTAAGTCGGACATGCAGATCCACGCCAAGTCTCACACCGAGGCCAAGCCACACAAGTGTCCCCACTGCTCTAAGTCCTTCGCCAACTCCAGCTACCTGTCCCAGCACATCCGCATCCACAGCGGGGCCAAGCCCTACTCCTGCACCTACTGCCAGAAAACCTTCCGGCAGCTCAGCCACCTCCAGCAGCACACACG AAACCACACTGAGGCAAAGCCACACAAGTGTCCCCACTGCTCCAAGTCGTTCTCCAACTCCAGCTACCTGTCCCAGCACATCCGCATCCACACGGGGGCCAAGCCCTACACCTGCTCCTTCTGCCAGAAATCATTCAGGCAGCTCAGCCACCTCCAGCAGCACACACG GATTCACACCGGAGACCGGCCGTACAAGTGTAGCCACCCTGGCTGTGACAAATCCTTCACCCAGCTGTCAAATCTACAg TCACACCGTCGGCAGCACAACAAAGACAAACCCTTCAAGTGCCACAACTGTAACCGTGGTTACACCGACGCGGCCAGCCTGGAGGTCCACCTGTCCACACACACGGTCAAACACGCCAAACTCTTCTCCTGTGGCCTCTGCAACCGATCCTACACCTCG GAAACGTATCTGATGAAACACATGAGGAAACACAACCCTGATCCGCTAACCGTGGCGGCGTCGGTTGCTGCTCAGCAGGCGCGCGGCCTcggggggggccggggccgagGCCGCGGTCGAGGTAGAGGCCGAGGAGGAGGACCCATGCCGAACCAAAACAACCCCAACGCCACGAGCCTGAACCCAAACTCCGCCCCCCCAGGCAGCTACCAGCCCTCCCAGCAGCAGACGGCGCCCGTGGTTTCTTGCCCGTTCGACTTGCACCAGTACAAGACGGTTGCAGCCGGTGAGATCCAGTACAAACCGGTCAGTGTGGCCGACCTGCCCGTCTCCCACAAAGACCTTTGTCTGACTGTGTCCACGTCAGCCATCCAGGTGGAGCACATGAACTCATAG
- the LOC114472469 gene encoding zinc finger protein 362-like isoform X2, translating to MDDSHFNSSYFWSPVPTVQGQIENVMFLNKMKEQLGPEKPGAPSFSHSPASSTSSPHYPTAVLAIPGALDAGAGMRVIPKQEGGGGSNNNGGVSLGSVPGHVHQSHTSQNVTVLPVPSTGIMTAAGLVITSPQGTLVPTSSTQSFVAGPHSATTMIVSAVHASHSDKKDDAALPSAVVMPTPSKRGRKSKQAMGRGPSLGGILPPGSDALILAHLAAGGPHHNADPYDLSNDEDDHSNKDGPKSYRCRMCAVTFFSKSDMQIHAKSHTEAKPHKCPHCSKSFANSSYLSQHIRIHSGAKPYSCTYCQKTFRQLSHLQQHTRIHTGDRPYKCSHPGCDKSFTQLSNLQSHRRQHNKDKPFKCHNCNRGYTDAASLEVHLSTHTVKHAKLFSCGLCNRSYTSETYLMKHMRKHNPDPLTVAASVAAQQARGLGGGRGRGRGRGRGRGGGPMPNQNNPNATSLNPNSAPPGSYQPSQQQTAPVVSCPFDLHQYKTVAAGEIQYKPVSVADLPVSHKDLCLTVSTSAIQVEHMNS from the exons ATGGACGATTCCCATTTCAACTCGTCATACTTTTGGTCTCCCGTCCCCACAGTACAAGGACAG ATCGAGAACGTCATGTTCCTGAACAAGATGAAGGAGCAGCTCGGCCCAGAGAAACCCGGCGCCCCCTCCTTCTCCCACTCTCCGGcgtcctccacctcctcccctCACTACCCGACGGCCGTGCTCGCCATCCCCGGTGCGTTGGACGCCGGGGCGGGGATGCGGGTGATTCCCAAacaggaaggaggaggaggcagTAACAACAATGGTGGAGTGTCGTTGGGTTCGGTTCCAGGCCATGTTCACCAGTCGCACACATCCCAGAATGTGACCGTTTTGCCTGTTCCCTCCACGGGAATCATGACTGCAG CTGGGTTGGTGATTACCTCTCCTCAGGGAACTCTGGTTCCTACATCCTCCACTCAGTCATTCGTAGCCGGACCTCACAGCGCCACCACCATGATAGTGTCAGCGGTCCACGCCTCACATTCAG ATAAGAAGGATGACGCTGCGCTCCCGTCTGCCGTCGTCATGCCAACGCCATCAAAGAGAGGCAGGAAGAGCAAACAGGCGATGGGCAGAGGGCCGTCACTGGGCGGCATCCTCCCTCCAGGAAGTGACGCGTTGATACTGGCGCACCTCGCCGCAGGTGGACCG CACCACAACGCAGACCCTTACGATTTATCCAACGATGAAGACGATCACAGCAACAAAGACGGCCCCAAATCCTACAG GTGTCGAATGTGCGCCGTGACCTTCTTCAGTAAGTCGGACATGCAGATCCACGCCAAGTCTCACACCGAGGCCAAGCCACACAAGTGTCCCCACTGCTCTAAGTCCTTCGCCAACTCCAGCTACCTGTCCCAGCACATCCGCATCCACAGCGGGGCCAAGCCCTACTCCTGCACCTACTGCCAGAAAACCTTCCGGCAGCTCAGCCACCTCCAGCAGCACACACG GATTCACACCGGAGACCGGCCGTACAAGTGTAGCCACCCTGGCTGTGACAAATCCTTCACCCAGCTGTCAAATCTACAg TCACACCGTCGGCAGCACAACAAAGACAAACCCTTCAAGTGCCACAACTGTAACCGTGGTTACACCGACGCGGCCAGCCTGGAGGTCCACCTGTCCACACACACGGTCAAACACGCCAAACTCTTCTCCTGTGGCCTCTGCAACCGATCCTACACCTCG GAAACGTATCTGATGAAACACATGAGGAAACACAACCCTGATCCGCTAACCGTGGCGGCGTCGGTTGCTGCTCAGCAGGCGCGCGGCCTcggggggggccggggccgagGCCGCGGTCGAGGTAGAGGCCGAGGAGGAGGACCCATGCCGAACCAAAACAACCCCAACGCCACGAGCCTGAACCCAAACTCCGCCCCCCCAGGCAGCTACCAGCCCTCCCAGCAGCAGACGGCGCCCGTGGTTTCTTGCCCGTTCGACTTGCACCAGTACAAGACGGTTGCAGCCGGTGAGATCCAGTACAAACCGGTCAGTGTGGCCGACCTGCCCGTCTCCCACAAAGACCTTTGTCTGACTGTGTCCACGTCAGCCATCCAGGTGGAGCACATGAACTCATAG
- the kifc1 gene encoding kinesin-like protein KIFC1, with amino-acid sequence MMSRLPVMSNKRVLTNSSSSENIQDVGPAQKKSRKELVPVKPQAAATVIGGRRPPAAAPRPPLSKTVRAAGAATVAVGPSRGVVKPPIASTAAKGTSMKQPVATNGTKPGGSRRLPWDLKGKVSDMEDRVRNYQTRVKSVGQENEDLKSALAQNQVKVGEMEDKLNKQKIQISSYEVELRKLSGVREELDKVSSDRSFLQRELTNLESKHRVMETLRDSQETELQMLKMKLSVQESTLARLQTTLRDTEEQVRYLKVTVSEQKDELHAGEMERRRLHNSIQELKGNIRVFCRVRPLVDGGNLKHIQLPANDNKTITLAKTEESHTGKAADTHKNYNFSFDRVFSPSASQQEVFEEISLLVQSALDGYNVCCFAYGQTGSGKTYTMEGDEFDQSRGVIPRAVQQIFKASEKLGAQGWQFTFTASFVEIYNETLRDLLYTGKANKRPEHEIRKSTANEVTITNLTYKSVSNEDQVLGLIELANQNRATAQTAQNDRSSRSHSVFQLDIEGMNAGRDIKCKSTLCLVDLAGSERMVKSQSQGERFKEMTAINGSLSNLGIVIAALANKESYVPYRNSKLTYLLQGCLGGNSKTLMFVNIAPELDSFGETLNSLRFASKVNDCVIGTASANRK; translated from the exons ATGATGTCCCGTTTGCCAGTTATGTCAAACAAAAGAGTTCTGACGAACAGCAGCAGCTCGGAGAACATCCAAGATGTTGGACCTGCTCAG aagaAGAGTCGAAAGGAGCTGGTCCCAGTGAAACCACAGGCTGCAGCCACAGTCATTGGTGGTAGACGACCTCCAGCTGCGGCGCCCAGGCCACCTCTGT ccAAAACAGTGCGAGCAGCGGGAGCGGCCACTGTGGCGGTCGGTCCCTCCAGAG GTGTGGTGAAACCGCCCATAGCGTCGACAGCGGCAAAGGGAACCAGCATGAAGCAACCCGTGGCAACCAACGGCACAAAGCCAG GAGGTTCCCGGCGGCTGCCCTGGGATCTGAAAGGCAAAGTCTCCGACATGGAGGACAGGGTTCGTAATTACCAGACTAGGGTCAAATCTGTCGGCCAAGAGAACGAAGACCTGAAGAGCGCGTTGGCCCAAAACCAGGTGAAAGTCGGGGAAATGGAAGATAAGCTGAACAAGCAGAAGATCCAGATCAG CTCGTACGAGGTGGAGCTGAGGAAGCTGTCAGGAGTCAGAGAAGAACTAGACAAAGTGTCCAGCGACAGGAGCTTCCTGCAGAGAGAACTTACCAACCTGGAGAGCAAACACCGCGTCATGGAGACGCTGCGGGACAGTCAGGAGACGGAGCTGCAGATGCTCAAG ATGAAGCTGTCGGTGCAGGAGTCGACTCTGGCTCGTCTACAGACGACCCTCAGAGACACGGAGGAGCAGGTTCGATACCTGAAGGTCACTGTCAGCGAGCAGAAGGACGAGCTTCACGCCGGAGAAATGGAACGCCGGCGCCTCCACAACAGCATCCAAGAGCtgaag GGCAACATCAGGGTGTTCTGTAGAGTGCGCCCCCTGGTGGACGGAGGCAACCTTAAACACATCCAGCTGCCTGCCAACGATAATAAGACTATAACGTTGGCCAAAACCGAGGAG TCGCACACAGGCAAAGCTGCGGACACCCACAAGAATTACAACTTCAGTTTCGACCGTGTGTTCAGCCCGAGCGCATCACAGCAGGAG GTTTTTGAGGAGATCTCTCTGCTGGTGCAGTCAGCTCTGGATGGATACAATGTGTGCTGCTTCGCCTACGGCCAGACCGGGAGCGGGAAGACATACACGATGGAGGGCGACGAGTTCGACCAGAGCAGAGGCGTCATTCCGAGAGCTGTGCAGCAGATATTTAAAGCCTCTGAGAAGCTGGGAGCACAGGGCTGGCAG TTCACTTTCACTGCGAGCTTCGTTGAGATTTACAACGAGACTCTGCGTGACCTGCTGTACACGGGAAAAGCCAACAAGAGGCCCGAGCACGAGATCCGCAAGTCGACCGCCAACGAGGTGACGATTACCAACCTCACCTACAAGAGTGTGTCCAACGAGGACCAG GTTCTTGGTCTGATTGAGTTGGCCAATCAGAATCGAGCCACAGCCCAGACGGCCCAGAACGATCGCTCGTCTCGCTCCCATTCAGTCTTCCAGCTGGACATCGAGGGGATGAATGCAGGCAGGGACATCAAGTGCAAGT ccaCTCTGTGCTTGGTGGATCTGGCTGGCAGTGAGCGGATGGTGAAGAGTCAGTCTCAGGGCGAGCGTTTCAAGGAGATGACGGCCATCAACGGCTCTCTGTCCAACCTGGGGATCGTCATCGCTGCTCTGGCCAACAAG gaGAGCTACGTTCCCTACAGGAACTCCAAGCTGACATACTTGCTGCAGGGCTGCCTCGGAGGAAACAGCAAGAC ACTGATGTTTGTGAACATCGCCCCTGAGCTCGACAGCTTTGGAGAAACCCTGAACTCATTAAGGTTTGCCAGTAAG GTGAACGATTGTGTGATCGGGACGGCGAGCGCTAACAGGAAGTAG